The genomic DNA TCGGCCTTGATCTGGGCAATGCGTTCAGGGCGGGCCAGTTCTGCGAGGCTCTCCCCTTCCCGCCAGGTGTAGCCCTCCTCGGGTTTCTCGTAGGTCATGGCCTCCTCGAACTTGTCGGGGTGCCGCTCAAGCAAACCCACCCACTCGATCCCGCGCTGGAAGAAACAAAAGGTGCAGCCAGAGCGGGAACGCCACTCGTAGTATTTCGGGATGCCCACACTGCTGTCTTCCAGAAGCCTGAACACATCCTCTCTGGTGATGCCTGCCTCCTTGAAGGGATAAACCGGGGTCACATTGGGTTTGGAGGTGATGTGCCCATCCCGATGCTCATCGGCGCGAATGGCGATGTAGAGGTGCACGGGGTCGGTGCCAATGTATTTCTCGAAAGGCTCGATCTTGAGCTGTCTGGTGCACCAGCGCATGTTGGGAGAGGGCAGGTAACCCCGGTACATGTCCAGCCAGTAATCAAATCCCCTCTCCTGCTCGTCTTCTAAAAGTCGGGTGATGGGTTTTCCCAGAAAGGCTTCGAGGCGGGACAGGTACTCGTAGGTTTCGGGGAGTTCTTTGTGGGTGTCGCAGAACAGATACTCCATCTCGATTTCGGGGTGGTGCTCTTTCATGTAGATGGCCAGGGCGGTGCTGTCCTTGCCGCCCGAGACGAGCAGCACGTGGCGCATGGAATCACTCATGGGGTCCTCCGATGATTTTCTGGGTGAGGAGTGCGAGGGCGGACAGGGTCACATTGATGTCCAGGCCACCGGTTTGCTTCTGGAACTCTGCCAGCAGGTCATGGCTGAGCTGTTCGGCCTGCTGTTTCTGGTCTTCCCTCAGGCTGAACACTTTTCGGTCTTCTCTCAGGTCCGTGCCGAGCACCCCAATGCGAATCACCTGCACGCCTGCATCCTTTGGGACAGTGCCTCTTTCGCGAACCAGTTCTTCCAGGCGGTGAAAGTCACTGGCCATCTGACGAAGCTTCACCTGAAAGGCCAGCAAATCCCCATCTCGCCAGTCGGTGACGGGTTTCCCGCTGTGCACCACACGTCCGAGTTGCTCACGCCATTGGTCTGCACTGGCACTTCCGAGTTGCTGCACGAACGCGGTGAGGGTCTGGTCCACGGTGTAGCCTCTGAGCTGTTCTGCACGGCTGCGCAGGTTCTGGGACACCTCTGCAAAAGAACCCGAAAGCTGAAAAGCCTCACGGATCTGCATCTCAATCTGGTACAGCAGATTTCCAAACGCAGATCCCATGGCGTTCAGACAGTCCAGCAGCCATGATGTGAGCGATTTGGGGTGGGTTTCCCCTTCAATGGTGGTGTGATAGAGGGCCAGGATGTCCTGGGTGACCAGTTGCACCGGGTCCTTGATGCGCAGCAGCATGTCCCGGAGCAGCACTGCAGAAGGGGGATCCAGCTTGCGGGTGAACCTGCTGTATGGAGGGAGTTTTGCGGCCACCAGAATCAGGGGTTTCACCACATCCATCAGCAGGGGGGTGCCAATCCGTTCGGGTTTCCCGGCGTACATGCGGATGGCTTCACTCATGTCCTGCAAGGCCTGCAGGGTGGAGGAAGTGAACTCAATCCACTGCACCTCGAAGAGGTCGGGGCGGCGCACGATGCGTTCCAGCACCTCAATGCGCAGTTCGGGCACAAAGAGACCTTCATCAAAGATGGCGATTCTTTCCCGCATGGAAATCAGCAGGGCAGCGACCAGCACAGGAATAGGGCCTTCTGCAATGCCATAAGGTGCCCCTCTCAGCAGGTCAAAAAGTCCTGTCAGGGGCACCCTGTCTTCACGGGCGGTCAGGTGCTCCAGCATGGCTTGCCAGACCGGCTCGTAACTTCCTTCTGGTGCAGTGAGCTGCCAGTGGCCCTTCACCTCTCTGTGAAACCCGCCTTTTTTCAGGACTGCGGCATACATGCTGTACTCGGGGGGGAAGCCCTCCATGCCCAGTCTGGGCTGGGTGTTTTGCAGCAGCATGGCTTCCAGCAGATTCCTTCTGGCCTTGGCGGACTGGGAGGAAAGCTGGTTGCGGTTCAGAAGTTCATTGCGAATCACCGGAGAGAGGTGGTACTTCCAGTCCAGAATCTGGCTGA from Deinococcus roseus includes the following:
- a CDS encoding phosphoadenosine phosphosulfate reductase domain-containing protein, whose amino-acid sequence is MSDSMRHVLLVSGGKDSTALAIYMKEHHPEIEMEYLFCDTHKELPETYEYLSRLEAFLGKPITRLLEDEQERGFDYWLDMYRGYLPSPNMRWCTRQLKIEPFEKYIGTDPVHLYIAIRADEHRDGHITSKPNVTPVYPFKEAGITREDVFRLLEDSSVGIPKYYEWRSRSGCTFCFFQRGIEWVGLLERHPDKFEEAMTYEKPEEGYTWREGESLAELARPERIAQIKAEEEKRQKRAAARRRPRTLAEAFTGEMDAEEEVGCSICHL